The genomic window GAGTGCTCGTCAATATGGAACAAGTCGAGCTCGCGGCCGAGCTTGCGGTGGTCGCGCTTCTCAGCCTCTTCCAGCATGGTCAAGTACTGCTGCAACTCATCTTTGGTGGCCCACGCGGTACCGTAAATCCGCTGCAACATTTCATTTTTGTGGTCACCGCGCCAGTAGGCGCCTGCCACCTTCATCAGTTTGAAGTGCTTGAGCTTGCCGGTGCTGGGCACGTGGGGACCGCGGCACAAGTCCTCGAACTTGCCTTCGCGGTACAGCGAAACATCTTCGTTTGCCGGAATACTGGCAATGATCTCCGCTTTGTACTGCTCACCCAAGCTCTTAAAGTACTCCACCGCCTCGTCACGCGGCAATACGCGGCGAACCACCGGCTCATCTTTGCCGGCCAATTCAGTCATCTTCTTTTCGATGGCGACCAAATCTTCGGGGGTGAAGGGGCGTTTGTACGAAAAGTCGTAAAAGAATCCGTGCTCAATCACAGGGCCGATCGTCACTTGCGCATCAGGAAACAACTCTTTGACGGCATAAGCCAACAAGTGGGCCGTGGAATGTCGAATGACTTCCAGCCCATCTGCATCTTTGGCTGTGATGATAGACAACGCACTGTCCGCCGACATCTGAAAACTGGTGTCGACCACCTTGCCGTCCACTTTGCCCGCCAGCGCAGCCTTAGCCAATCCGGCACCAATAGAGGCCGCGACCTCAGCGACAGTTACCGGGCCGGGGAATTCACGTTTGGAGCCGTCAGGAAGTGTGATGTTGATCATGGTGGTGTCTAAAAAGAGGATTCAGAAAAACAAAAAGCGCGGAATGGTCCGCGCTTTACTATGAATTTGGTAGCTGATTGCGCACAAGGCGCGCGGACTACGGCCTTATTGCACAGTGAATGTTGCCGGAGTAGTTCGCGGTGTCATAACCAAACTGCCTTTCTCGCTCTTATACAAAGTTGAGCGGCTATTTTACCCAATAAAAAAGGCCGGGCGCCTTGTGAGCTGCCCGGCCCTCGCTCCACAGCGGGTTGCTTAGTGGAACTGCTCTTCTTCAGTGGAACCAGTCAGCGCCTTCACGGAGGAGGAACCGCCCTGGATCACGGTGGTGACGTCGTCAAAGTAGCCAACACCCACTTCTTGCTGGTGGGACACGAAGGTGTAACCCTTTTCACGTGCGGCGAATTCAGGCTCTTGCACCATTTCGGTGTAGTGCTTCATGCCTTCGCCCTGGGCGTAAGCGTGGGCGAACTGGAAGGTGTTGAACCAGTTGATGTGAATGCCGGCCAAGGTGATGAACTGGTACTTGTAACCCAGTGCAGACAGGTCTTCCTGGAAGGACGCGATCTGGCTGTCGCTGAGGTTCTTCTTCCAGTTGAAAGAAGGCGAGCAGTTGTAAGACAGCAACTTACCAGGGCATGCCGCGTGAACCGCTTGGGCAAATTCACGTGCAAAGCCGATGTCTGGCACGCCGGTTTCGCACCACACGAGATCAGCATACGGTGCGTATGCAACGCCACGGCTGATGGACTGTTCCAAGCCGTTTTTGACACGGTAGAAGCCTTCTTGCGTGCGCTCACCGGTAATGAACGGCTTGTCGTTTTCATCATAGTCGCTGGTGATCAGGTTGGCTGCTTCAGCGTCCGTACGAGCGAGAATGATGGTAGGCACGCCCATGGTGTCTGCTGCAAAACGCGCTGCGATCAGCTTCTCGATCGCTTCGCGGGTAGGCACCAGAACCTTGCCACCCATGTGACCGCACTTCTTCACAGCTGCCAATTGATCTTCGAAGTGCACACCGGCAGCACCCGATGCAATCATGTTCTTCATCAGCTCAAAAGCGTTCAACACGCCGCCGAAGCCTGCTTCAGCATCCGCCACGATTGGCAAGAAGAAATCGATGAACTCTTTGTCGCCGGGGTTGATACCGCGACCCCATTGGATTTCGTCAGCGCGCTTGAAAGTGTTGTTGATGCGACGCACCATGGTCGGCACCGAATCGTAGGCGTACAAGGACTGGTCGGGGTACATCGTCTCGGATGTGTTGCCGTCAGCAGCCACTTGCCAACCAGACAGGTACACGGCTTCCAAGCCAGCCTTGGCTTGCTGCATGGCCTGGCCTGCAGAGATGGCGCCAAAAGCATTCACGTAGCCCTTCTTGGCGCCACCGTTGACTTTTTCCCACAATTTTTCGGCACCACGCTGAGCCAAGGTGTATTCAGGCTGCACGCTGCCACGCAAGCGAACCACGTCTGCAGCGGAGTAACCGCGCTTGACGCCCTTCCAGCGGGGATTGGTCGCCCAGTCTTTTTCCAGGGCTGCGATTTGCTGTTCGCGGCTCAATTGTTCTTTGATGGATTGCGGCATGTGAACACTCCTAGGTTGATTGAATGGTTCGGCAGCCTTGACGCTGTCGATGAGTGAATTCTAAGTCTTATATAAGACAGAAGTCCAATCTTATGTCTTATATAAGACATAAATTTTCTCATTAAAAATCAATGACTTAACTGAGATGTACTGCAATATGAAATGACTTCATACGATCCGAAAATCGAACACGTCGAATCAACCAAGGAATTTCCACATTGCGATATTGAAATGTAAGTCGCAAAAAATCGAAGAACACTACACGCCGTTAATACGCATCAGCGTAGCGATTTAATTCCCAATCACTGACAGCTTGATGAAACTCGCTCCACTCCTGCCGCTTGACGGCAAGAAACTGCTCGACGAAGCCATGGCCCAATGCCTCAGCCAAAAAGGTGTCATTCGCCAAGCAGTCAAGTGCATCAATCAAGGTCCGCGGAAGAGCTGGCGGTAAAGCGGCACCGCTGGCCGCCTTCGCATAAAGATCCACATCGCAAGGCTCCGGAGGGACTAAAGCCTTGTCGATACCGTCTAGACCTGCCAATAGAGTGGCAGCTATCGCTGCATACACATTGCAAGACGGGTCAGGGAGCCGCCACTCCAGGCGCCCCGCCACTGTCCGCACCAGACAGGTCCGGTTGTTGTTGCCATAGGACTTCCAAACAGGCGACCAAGTCGTCCCGGATGCACTGGCACTACTCGCCAACCGCTTGTAACTGTTAACAGTCGGTGCGCAAATCGCGGAAAGCGCATCCGCATGCGCCAGCAAACCAGCTGCAAACTGGTGCCCCAAAGGGCTCAGCCCCAAAGTGTCCTGCTCACTACTGAACACCGCCTCCCCCTGGGCATTGGTAATGCTCACATGAAAATGCAATCCACTACCGGGTGCATGGGCCAGTGGCTTGGGCATGCCGCTAAACACCATTCCATGCCTCTCGGCCACCGCATGGGCCGCGATCTTGAACAGCATGAATCGATCTGCGGCGGCAAGCGCGTCGTCAAATCGGTAGTTCACCTCGTATTGCCCCGTCGCATCTTCATGATCGATTTGCTGGAGTTCAAAACCCAAACTCACCAAAGTCTGGCGCATGTCATCCAAATAGGCCGCGTTGCGGTGTATCGACTTCAGGTCGTAAGACGGCTTGGACAACTGGTCACCGTCATCGGCAATCACCCAACGGCCATTTCGCTTATTCAACAAAAAGAACTCAGGCTCTATGCCAACCCACATGGTCCAACCGCGCGAGCGCAGCCGCTCAACGGCTTTCAGGAGCAACTGTCGTGAGCACGTTTCCAGCGGAACGCCATCGGCGTAGCCATCACAGACCGCGTGCGCCACTCCGGGCATGAAAGGCAAAGGGCGTATGGTTTCTGGAATGATGCGCCCATAGTATTCGCTACGCGGTCCAAAACGAGGCAAACCAGTACCCCAGATACTGGGCCCGGCGAAGCCAGCTCCGACCTCCACCCACTCCTTCAAGTTCGCCACAGGAACCAACTTGCCTTTGGCGACCCCGTGGATATCTGTGAACTGAGCTAGTAGCGAATGGATGCCTTGTGCGTGCAAGGCCCCAATCAGCGCCGGGTAATCATGCATAAAAACCCCTATGGCGCTCACCCATCGTACGGAGCGCGCTACAAAAACAATAGCAAATCAACAGCCTTTAAGCGGTGGGCGACTGCAGTACACCTGTCACAGCCCTTGAGGCTGCAGCAATCTCACGCTCACGTTTACGCGTCTGGCGTGCCACCCAGATGCTGTAGCCCACAATCACAGTGGTCACCGTAACGATCAGCAAAGTAGCGGCTGCATAGATCGTCGGATTGATACCGCGGCGGGCATAGCCGAATATGACCTGAGGCAAGGTATTCACCCCCGGACCCGACAGAAACTCTGAGATCACCACATCGTCAAACGACAAAGTAAAGCTCAGCAAAAACGCCGCCAAAATGCCTTGGGCGATGTTGGGGAGTGTGACTAGAAAGAACACCTCATGAGGTCGTGCACCCAAGTCCATGGCGGCCTCTTCCAACGAACGGTTCACTTCCAGCAGGCGGGACTGAATCACCACCATGCCATAGGCCATTCCCAACAGAGTGTGGCCCAAAATAATGGTGAACATGCCGCGTTCGGGCCAACCGAACACATTTTGGGCGCCGACCATCAACAACAAGAGTGACAAACCAATCACCACCTCAGGCATCACCAAAGGTGCATTGACCATGCCAGAGAAGGCGGTACGGCCGAGAAAACGGCGGTAACGCACCAGTACAAATGCGGCAAAAGTGCCCAACACAGCAGACAGCACGCCTGTGACCAGTGCCACTTGTATGGATAACCAAAACCCTTCGACAATTTTGGTATCCCGCGTCAGGGCTTCGTACCAGCGAAGGGAGAATCCCGTGAAGTTGGCATCCTGACGGGTGCTGTTAAACGAGAACACCACCATAAACAACAGCGGCATGTAGAGGAACAGATACACCAAAGCCAACCAGGCTTTGCCGAAATGCTTTTCTATCCAGGCTTTCATGGCGATCCTTAATGCTTGGGCTCAGCGGCTTCGCCGGTGTAGCGGTAGTACAGGGCCAAAGGCACCACAATCAGGCCAATCATCACAACGGCTAAGGCGCTGGCCCGGGGCCAGTTGTTGCTGGTGAACATCTCATCCCAGACCACCCGGCCAATCATGATGTTCTCTGGCCCACCTAAGAGCGAGGGAATCACAAATTCACCGACCGAAGGGATGAAAACCAACATGAAGCCGGCCACGATGCCCGCTTTGGACAATGGCACCGTCACCAACCAAAAGGCTTTGAACGGCGATGTTCCCAAGTCGTAGGCCGCCTCCAGAAGACGGAAATCCATCTTCACCAAGTTGGCGTAAAGCGGCAAGATCATGAAGGGCAGGTAGACATAGGTCATGCCGACCAACATCGACACATTGGTATAGAGCATCTGAATCGGCTCCGACGTCAGCCCCACCGCCATCAGCAGTTGGTTGATGACCCCCTGATCCGCCAAAATCCCTTTCCATGCATAGACCCGCAGCAGAAAGGAAGTCCAAAACGGCAACATCACCATCATCAACAGCGCGGGCCGCACACTCGGCTTGGCACGGGCGATGAAATACGCAAACGGGTAGCCAATCAACAGACACAGTACCGCCGTGCAAAGCGCATACCAAATGGAGCGCAGATAGGCCTCAATGTAGAGCGTCTGGAAAAGCGCCCCACCCTCTCCGGTTCGGAAGATGGACCAGTAATTCTCGTACTTCAACTTCAACAGACCCGTTCCCGAATCCCAAATCGGCTTGAACGGGTTGATGTCATTGCCCATGTCTACAAAACTGATGTAGACCAGAATCAGAAAAGGCAACAAAAAGAAAATCAGCAACCAACTGAATGGCACACCGATCACAAATCGGCGTCCGGGGGAAGGCAAAGGGTTCGTGGACATAAGCGACCTCAATCCCGCAACACGATGCCGGAACGATCACCCCACCAGAAAAACACATCGTCCTCCCAGGTGATATCGCTCAGGTCTTGGCGCGAGGTGTTGGCCTCGGTGATCTTCACCCGGGTTCCGTCCGTTGCGATCACGATGAAGGTGTTGTACGAGCCGAAATAAGCGATCTCTTTCACCTTCCCGGTGAACACGTTCACATTGACCGCCGGGCGCGTCTTGCTGATTTCGATTTTTTCAGGCCGCACAGCGATGCCCACCGGCATGTTGAGCGTGCCGCTCACACCATGGCCGACTTGTATCTCGCCGATACCGGTGACTGCGGCACAGCGGTCGACTTCGTCTACGCTGAGGCGACCTTCAAACACATTCACATTGCCAATAAAACCGGCCACAAAACGGTTGGCCGGATGTTCATAGACTTCTTCAGGGGTCCCCACTTGCAAGACACGGCCTTTGCTCATCACCGCAATACGACTTGCCATGGTCATGGCTTCCTCCTGGTCATGGGTCACCATGACACACGTAACGCCCACCTTTTCGATGATGTTGACCAACTCGAATTGGGTTTGCTCGCGCAGTTTTTTGTCGAGCGCGCCCAAGGGCTCATCCAACAACAACAATTTGGGGCGCTTGGCCAAACTGCGCGCCAACGCCACCCGCTGCTGCTGCCCGCCTGACAGTTGGTGGGGCTTACGCTTGGCATAGGCGCCCAGCTGAACCAAATCCAGCATCTCGCCTACACGCTGCTTAATTTCGTCTTTGGGCAGGCCCTCCCGCTTCAAACCGAAAGCGACGTTCTCCCAGATATCCAGGTGGGGAAACAGCGCATAGCTCTGGAACATCATGTTGATCGGGCGGTCATAGGGTGCCAACTTGGCCACGTCCTGCCCACCAAGCAAGATGCGCCCTGAGGTCGGCGACTCAAAACCAGCCAACATGCGCAGCAAGGTCGACTTACCACAGCCCGAGCTCCCCAAAAGGGCGAAGATTTCACCTTGGGCGATGGATAGCGAGACTTCGTCGACAGCAACAGCTTCGTCAAAGCGCTTTACCAGTTTCTCGGTGACAAGATATCCCACTTTGTCGGGTTGCACTGCCATGTGATTGACCTTTGATGATGTCTCTAGATGCAAAAAGGGCTGTTCATACCGGGGGTACAAACAGCCCTGAGGTACGTCGAATACGGGGCTTACTTACCTTTTTTGAACGCGTTGTAGGCGTTCGCCATCGATTCACGCGCTTCATTGGTGAAGCTGCTTGGTGGGATCATTTTGGAAAAGTACTCGGCATCCACAAAAATGCTCTTGTTAGCAGTCATCTCTGGATTGATTTTTTCCACCGAAGCCTTGTTACCGGTGTTGTAGTTCATCTCATTGGTCATGGATGCACCGCTCTCAGCGCGGAGGTAGAAGTCAATGAAAGCGTGGGCATTGTTAGGGTGCTTGGCATCCTTGGTCAGCCCCATCGCATCAATGAAAATCAGAGCACCTGTGCTGGGCAACATCGCTTCGATTACGTCTTTGGAGCCGTTCTCCTTGGCACGGACTGCCGCAATGTTGATATCGCCAGCCCAGCCGATGGATGCACAAGCCTTACCGCCTGCGAGATCGTCAATCATGGTGGAGCTGAACAAACGCACGTCTTTACGGACTTTCGCCAACATGGCGCCTGCTTCTTTGTAGTCATCAGCGCTGTTGGAATACGCGTCTTTACCAATGTAATGCAAGGCTACCGGCAGAATTTCAGTGGGCGAATCGAGGTAGGCAATACCGCAAGACTTCAGCTTGGCGGTGTATTTGGGGTTGAATACCAGATCCCACGCGTTTTCGGGCATGGGCATGCCGCCCAAGGCTTTCTCGACTTTGGTCTTGTTGATACCCACGGTGGTAAAGCTCCAAGCCCACGGCACGAGGTGCTTGTTATCCGGATCTGCCTTGGTCATGGTGGCCATCAGGGCCGGATCCAGATTGGCCAAGTTTTTGATTTTTGATTTATCCAGGGGCTGCAGCAAGCCGCCTTCAATTTGTGGCTTGGCGAAAACGGTGCCTGGCACCACCAAGTCGTATCCTGTGTTGCCTGCCACCAGTTTTGCATGCAGCGCTTCGTTGGTCTCAAAGGTGTCGTAGTTAACCTTGATACCGGTTTCTTTCTCAAAGGCGGCAATCATTCCCTCAGGAATATAGTCCGGCCAGTTGTAAATATTCAGTACCTTTTCTTCGGTGTTCACCGGCTCAGCCGGGGCACTCGCCACAGGCGCGGGTGTTGCCGCAGCCGCGGGTGCTTCCTCTTTTTTGCCGCATGCGGCCAAAACCAGCGCAGAGAGCGCAAACGTGCAAAGGTACTTATTCATGGTGAGCTGATTCCCGTAGAAATGAAGGTGTTGAACTACGAACGACTAGCCTGACTCAAGCAATATTCAGACCAAAAAAGATTATAGAAGTGCTATGCCAGCCCTTTGGCCCTCAGCTCCGCATGGGTAAGGTCCAATGCCAAATAAATCAAGCGCATCATTTCATCAATGTCAGCGCGGGACATGGTCAGCGGCGGGGCAATGATCATCCGGTCACCGACTGCGCGCATCACCAAGCCACTGCCGAAGCAGTGGGCCCGGCACACCATACCCACCGCATCTTGCTCAGCAAACCGGGTACCTGCGCGCTTGTCTTTGATCAGCACCATGCCAGCTACGAATCCACAGGTTTCGGCAGCAGTGACCAAGGGGTGCTCATTCAGCTCTGCAAAACGCTGCGCAAAGTAAGCCCCAATGTCACCATGCACCCTTTGAGGGAGCTGCTCACGCTCCATCAGGGCGACATTGGCCAGCCCGACAGCGCAAGCCACGGGGTGGCCGCTGTAGGTGTAGCCATGGTTGAACTCACCACCTTGTTCAATCAGGACCTTGGCGACACGGTTGCCTACCATCACGCCGCCCAGGGGGATATACCCGCTGGTGATGGCTTTGGCGAAAGTCACCAAGTCGGGCTTGTAGCCGAATTTCTCGTACCCGAACCAGTGCCCCAAACGGCCGAAGGCACAAATCACTTCGTCACTGATCAGCAAGATGCCGTATTTGTCCACAATCCGCTGGATCTCGGGCCAATAGCTGTCCGGCGGAATAATCACACCGCCCGCGCCCTGCACAGGCTCTGCAATGAATGCCGCGACCTTGTCGGGACCCACGGACAGAATTTTTTCCTCCAGCCACCCCGCTGCCCGCACCCCGAACTCCTCGGCCGACTCGCCGGGCAAGCCGTTCTCGAAGAAATAAGGCTGCCCGATGTGGGTGATGTTGGGAATCGGCAAGTCACCCTGCGCGTGCATGCCACTCATGCCCCCCAAAGAGGCGCCCGCCATCGTGCTGCCGTGGTAAGCATTCAGGCGGCTGATGATGACCTTGCGCTGGGGCTGCCCCAACAAATCCCAATAGCGACGTACCATGCGCACATTCGAATCATTGCTTTCACTGCCGCTTGACGAGTAAAAGACATGCTGAAAACTGCGGTCGCCCACATCTGGTGCCAAGGATGCCAATTTGGCGGCCAGTTGCACGGCAGGCACATTGGTCGTCTGGAAAAAGCTGTTGTAGTAGGGCAGCGTCATCATTTGTTGATGGGCTGCATCTGCCAGCTCGCGGCGCCCGTATCCGGCATTCACGCACCACAAACCACTCATGCCGTCCAGGATGCGGTGACCTTCAGAGTCCCAGACGTAGATGCCATCCGCATGACTGATGACCCGGGCACCGCGGCCCTGCAGGTCTTTAAAGTCGGTAAACGGATGCAAAAAGTGCGCGCTGTCGAGCGCCTGAATATGTGCGGTATCGATGGATGCGTTCATGGCTATTCAAATCAAAGGTGGGCGAAGGCGTTACACATGGAGCAACAAGTGCTCGCGCTCCCACGGCGAAATCACCTTCATGAACTCGTCAAACTCCAGCTCCTTGATTTCTGAATAGACCGTGACGAACTCTTTGCCCAAGACCTCATGCAAATCGGTCTCTTTGCGCAGCCAATCCAGCGCCTCCCCGAGGCTCCGTGGCAAGGCATACGGGGACAGATAGGCATCCCCCCGCATCTCCGGCTTGGGTTTGATTTTGTTTTTCAGACCGAGGTAGCCGCACGCCAAGGTCATCGCCATCGCCACATAGGGGTTGGCATCTGCGCCGATCACCCGGTTTTCTACCCGGCGGGCTGCCGGCGAGGAGATGGGCGAACGGATACCAACAGTGCGGTTGTCATAGCCCCACTCGATATTGATAGGTGCCGCTGTGTTGCGAGACAGGCGCCGATAACTATTCACATACGGTGCCACCAACACCATGGCAGCCGGAATGTAGCGCTGCAATCCACCGATGTAGTGCATAAAGGCTTCGGATGGCGTGCCATCTTCATTGCTGAACACATTCTTGCCCGACTCTACATCCACCAAGCTCTGGTGCACGTGCATGGCACTACCGGGTTCGCCTGCAATCGGCTTGGCCATAAAG from Rhodoferax potami includes these protein-coding regions:
- the aceA gene encoding isocitrate lyase encodes the protein MPQSIKEQLSREQQIAALEKDWATNPRWKGVKRGYSAADVVRLRGSVQPEYTLAQRGAEKLWEKVNGGAKKGYVNAFGAISAGQAMQQAKAGLEAVYLSGWQVAADGNTSETMYPDQSLYAYDSVPTMVRRINNTFKRADEIQWGRGINPGDKEFIDFFLPIVADAEAGFGGVLNAFELMKNMIASGAAGVHFEDQLAAVKKCGHMGGKVLVPTREAIEKLIAARFAADTMGVPTIILARTDAEAANLITSDYDENDKPFITGERTQEGFYRVKNGLEQSISRGVAYAPYADLVWCETGVPDIGFAREFAQAVHAACPGKLLSYNCSPSFNWKKNLSDSQIASFQEDLSALGYKYQFITLAGIHINWFNTFQFAHAYAQGEGMKHYTEMVQEPEFAAREKGYTFVSHQQEVGVGYFDDVTTVIQGGSSSVKALTGSTEEEQFH
- the glnT gene encoding type III glutamate--ammonia ligase → MHDYPALIGALHAQGIHSLLAQFTDIHGVAKGKLVPVANLKEWVEVGAGFAGPSIWGTGLPRFGPRSEYYGRIIPETIRPLPFMPGVAHAVCDGYADGVPLETCSRQLLLKAVERLRSRGWTMWVGIEPEFFLLNKRNGRWVIADDGDQLSKPSYDLKSIHRNAAYLDDMRQTLVSLGFELQQIDHEDATGQYEVNYRFDDALAAADRFMLFKIAAHAVAERHGMVFSGMPKPLAHAPGSGLHFHVSITNAQGEAVFSSEQDTLGLSPLGHQFAAGLLAHADALSAICAPTVNSYKRLASSASASGTTWSPVWKSYGNNNRTCLVRTVAGRLEWRLPDPSCNVYAAIAATLLAGLDGIDKALVPPEPCDVDLYAKAASGAALPPALPRTLIDALDCLANDTFLAEALGHGFVEQFLAVKRQEWSEFHQAVSDWELNRYADAY
- a CDS encoding ABC transporter permease, which gives rise to MKAWIEKHFGKAWLALVYLFLYMPLLFMVVFSFNSTRQDANFTGFSLRWYEALTRDTKIVEGFWLSIQVALVTGVLSAVLGTFAAFVLVRYRRFLGRTAFSGMVNAPLVMPEVVIGLSLLLLMVGAQNVFGWPERGMFTIILGHTLLGMAYGMVVIQSRLLEVNRSLEEAAMDLGARPHEVFFLVTLPNIAQGILAAFLLSFTLSFDDVVISEFLSGPGVNTLPQVIFGYARRGINPTIYAAATLLIVTVTTVIVGYSIWVARQTRKREREIAAASRAVTGVLQSPTA
- a CDS encoding ABC transporter permease, whose product is MSTNPLPSPGRRFVIGVPFSWLLIFFLLPFLILVYISFVDMGNDINPFKPIWDSGTGLLKLKYENYWSIFRTGEGGALFQTLYIEAYLRSIWYALCTAVLCLLIGYPFAYFIARAKPSVRPALLMMVMLPFWTSFLLRVYAWKGILADQGVINQLLMAVGLTSEPIQMLYTNVSMLVGMTYVYLPFMILPLYANLVKMDFRLLEAAYDLGTSPFKAFWLVTVPLSKAGIVAGFMLVFIPSVGEFVIPSLLGGPENIMIGRVVWDEMFTSNNWPRASALAVVMIGLIVVPLALYYRYTGEAAEPKH
- a CDS encoding ABC transporter ATP-binding protein, whose amino-acid sequence is MAVQPDKVGYLVTEKLVKRFDEAVAVDEVSLSIAQGEIFALLGSSGCGKSTLLRMLAGFESPTSGRILLGGQDVAKLAPYDRPINMMFQSYALFPHLDIWENVAFGLKREGLPKDEIKQRVGEMLDLVQLGAYAKRKPHQLSGGQQQRVALARSLAKRPKLLLLDEPLGALDKKLREQTQFELVNIIEKVGVTCVMVTHDQEEAMTMASRIAVMSKGRVLQVGTPEEVYEHPANRFVAGFIGNVNVFEGRLSVDEVDRCAAVTGIGEIQVGHGVSGTLNMPVGIAVRPEKIEISKTRPAVNVNVFTGKVKEIAYFGSYNTFIVIATDGTRVKITEANTSRQDLSDITWEDDVFFWWGDRSGIVLRD
- a CDS encoding extracellular solute-binding protein, which gives rise to MNKYLCTFALSALVLAACGKKEEAPAAAATPAPVASAPAEPVNTEEKVLNIYNWPDYIPEGMIAAFEKETGIKVNYDTFETNEALHAKLVAGNTGYDLVVPGTVFAKPQIEGGLLQPLDKSKIKNLANLDPALMATMTKADPDNKHLVPWAWSFTTVGINKTKVEKALGGMPMPENAWDLVFNPKYTAKLKSCGIAYLDSPTEILPVALHYIGKDAYSNSADDYKEAGAMLAKVRKDVRLFSSTMIDDLAGGKACASIGWAGDINIAAVRAKENGSKDVIEAMLPSTGALIFIDAMGLTKDAKHPNNAHAFIDFYLRAESGASMTNEMNYNTGNKASVEKINPEMTANKSIFVDAEYFSKMIPPSSFTNEARESMANAYNAFKKGK
- a CDS encoding aspartate aminotransferase family protein, encoding MNASIDTAHIQALDSAHFLHPFTDFKDLQGRGARVISHADGIYVWDSEGHRILDGMSGLWCVNAGYGRRELADAAHQQMMTLPYYNSFFQTTNVPAVQLAAKLASLAPDVGDRSFQHVFYSSSGSESNDSNVRMVRRYWDLLGQPQRKVIISRLNAYHGSTMAGASLGGMSGMHAQGDLPIPNITHIGQPYFFENGLPGESAEEFGVRAAGWLEEKILSVGPDKVAAFIAEPVQGAGGVIIPPDSYWPEIQRIVDKYGILLISDEVICAFGRLGHWFGYEKFGYKPDLVTFAKAITSGYIPLGGVMVGNRVAKVLIEQGGEFNHGYTYSGHPVACAVGLANVALMEREQLPQRVHGDIGAYFAQRFAELNEHPLVTAAETCGFVAGMVLIKDKRAGTRFAEQDAVGMVCRAHCFGSGLVMRAVGDRMIIAPPLTMSRADIDEMMRLIYLALDLTHAELRAKGLA